Genomic segment of Malus domestica chromosome 15, GDT2T_hap1:
ttattaaaattaggCATACTGGTTCAAATTAGTTCGTATCCCTTTTTCCGAGTTTAAACTAATTTGAAACATCATTTGCATATAGAATTCAAAAACTATAGTCgaactaaattcattaattaggaGTCGCGCTTGTCAACACAGTCCTTTTGCAGTGACTCATTgtaaaaatgtacaaaaactCACGTCCAACAAACGGACCCAAGACAGATGAAAAGCCCAAACCTACGccgtttgccaaaaaaaaaagaaagaagcccAAACCTACGCCCATGACAGGCTTTGGAGGGAAAACTCAGACTTGGCATCGCATTTAGCATGTGCTACCGAGCAGAAGCAAACCGAGACCGAACCCAGTCACTGCCTTCAAACCGCCACTGACTACTATCCAGGTGTCACGAAGTAAAGTGAAGAGAGCAATAGACAGATGAAGGGCTCCAAATCGAATGAGGATCCTGGGATCCTCAAATCGTacggtcataaatcattttaaatttttttacttaaaattaAATGTGAATAGTATCTGATGAAAATTGAttgtacgatgtacgataaacaaatAGGATTTGATGATCCTtagaatcctcacaaaaagtTGAGTATCTGGAGAGAATCCTCATTCCTCCAAATCTTACGTGAAAGCAGAGGATGACATCATGACCTAATCGAAGGGCAATCGTCAACACACTTGCCGACTTCTATATAAGAGAAGAAGGAAAACCTGGTTAAGCAAGGTTTCGAGTTCGAGCCATGCGAATGAAGAAGCCAACATTGGGAGAGCTTAACCCCCAAGTAGGGTCCGACCCGGCTTGAGGGATTAATCCTTACCAATAaccaaaatatcgatattatcggcgaaatatcgccgataatatcgtttttttagATGACGATATTTTCACACTTATTTACTTAAATATCGTCAAAATATCacaatattatcgataatatcgcttCTTCCTCTGCAGCTCTGGATCGCTCAAGCTCCAGCTCTTTGTCACCGACCCATTCGCCGACTTCCCCTTCCtaaacttcttgccgttgtttcCCACCAGggtttgctgctgctgctgcgggTGCACTGATGACACGTAGGACGTGCTATAGAcgaggaagagagggagagagttgaGAGAGTTGACGAGACGaggaaaagagggagagagttgACGAGGTGATGGTGGTGATGTTGTCGACGTCGGGGTGGCGACGGTGCCTCGACATGGGTCTGGGTTCAAATGGAGAATGAGAGGTGAGTGGGATCTTTGAGAGAGATAAAAGTGAGCTGAGAGGGGGAGGCTCGGGAAAGGAGAAGAGGAAAAGAGATGGGGACTTGCCACGTGGCAAGTCGTGATAGGAGGATAAGAGTTAGGAAATCCCATCCGGATAGGGTAAGTGTTCAAATGACCAAATTGTAAAATTCGTTAACTTTGAGGGACAAATATCTGAAATTACAAATTATTTGAGGGTGGGGTTTTATAATAGGTGTTGGACAATTATTTGGCCACCTAAGTCAGTAAAAATTAGGTACTAACACCTTATCCCAGTATTATCCTGCTGaccatttgtttattttttttctctcttaaaaTATTGTGCTAACCACCACTTCTCTTCTGGTCTTTATCTTTCTACCCCACATGTTTGTTTACCaatttcctccttttttttcctcttatGACCCCATCTTTTTTGTGGTTTATTAActcatttctctcctttttttttattcttgtatgtatttttattttctcttttaagaTTACACCGTATTTATCTTAAACTCTcacattatttataaatatcgtattactttttaaaaacaatgtaaatattgtttaatgcttaTTTTATGATAATTTAAATCCATCTAGGCTCCTACCTAGATCTCGCCTAGACACCTAGCTGCTAGTTCCCAATCCGCTGTTTGACTAGCGCCTAACATTTTTTAGGATCTAATCCTAGCCAATTTAAACTTCTTACATTGGCTTTGATATTATTGCTCATAACAGctttggtggagagatttttttcTAGTATGcaatgtatcttaccatgcaattaTTGGGGCacctaagtcactcatgtatcttaccatgcaatgtataaagtgtaaaatattgtactaattcattatatataaatgattatggtgtgtttaaacttctttcattaattactacatattttctacactcacaatgtttgccagctcgctatataatcaacttaaatcagttaaatccatcatgcaatgcatttccttccaattttttgtgataaactaatagataattgactaaataaacatcatgcaaagtttcaataaaattttccaagtttctcttacaatttccgtggtttttattcaatttttatcaatatcaataatatcccgatatttccatcgaaatttatgtgtttttgaattaccgatatttccgatatcatcaatattttagaccttaATCCTTACCTATGTGTGGGGGATACCCTGGATTCAtccaaaaaaaagaaggaaaacctAGAAAGGAGAGTTCACCAGACAACCCTAAACTTAGTAGTATTGTTCTCTATCCTTAAACGATCCACCAGAGGCTTTGGAGTAGCGAGACCTGCACCCCACCTCCTCAACCAGGCCTCCTTTTCTCTTTCATATAACATCTGTAACTCTATGCAAGTATTCAACAATACTTCAATGAACGTCGCCGATTATGGGTGTATCATTATTTATCTCTGTGATAACATTACTACTAATTTCTACCACAATAGCCTTTTACTATAGTGGTGGAGAGAAATGTTATCTTTGTACTGCGGCGTGAGTTCGAACCCCGTTAGCTCCTTAATCtaatatctaatctaacaaatctaccatttgacaaaaaataaaaataaaaatacattacTACTAAACCCAAAACCCCTTGGTATTCACATCCTAAAGCCCCCTACAAACCACTAATGTTAACCTTACCAATCTATGCGTTAGCAATGCTTACTTGCAcacaaatcataatttaacaaGTATGCATAaggttttctttgttaatttcattgctttgatttttgatttttgattttttttcatattgaGACTGAGCTATGATTTTCAAATAAGATTGAATAACTCATTATAAAGAAATTTTCGTCGATCACCCTAGAAGTAAACTTTTCAGTATGAGGGTCATACTACCAAATAGTGTCACTTATTAATAATATAACATGGGTATCTGCTTGTTAATATTATACATGCATTAAACTCATAACATATCACtcaagttattaatttttattataatacATGAAAGTTAACAACATGTGGCGCGTTGTGGCgtatcaatacaatgtgcttaTACAGTGAACAAAAAAACAGTGTGCTTACAGTTGAAGTTTATGTTTAGGCAGATTTTTTACTTTTGAGTGGAGTTATACCTAAATCTTATTTTGAGCCAGTAATATTGTGCTTTCCTGCCGATATTTGGTACGAATCGTGAAATTTTGGGCCTTGAATTCTTCTAATTACCTAATAATTTTTCTCAAGTATTTAGGAAACTTGCCACGTTATAACATACAAACAAGACTTGTCGCATGCAAAGGCGGATGTACACTGGGACCTAGGTGGTCCTAAGACCATCCCGAGTTTAGAAAATATACATGTTAAGGTCTTTCGAGGATCCTCTGAATGTTTTGTATGGGTCCTTTTGTACCTAACAAGTGTTTGATGTAATACTTGCTAGGACTACACTCGACATGTTGTGTAAACAATGCTCGATAAATTTTCTCGATATCGCTTATCAAATGTTTGACAAAGTACCTAAGTGAATAAACTGAAACTTTTTTTACGTGCTTTGCGCTCCGTTTCTATCTAAAAAAACTCTTGGACCGCCCAAGAGCCACTGATCGCATGATCTTTTCAAAGTCAAACTTTGGTGCGCATGCTAATTACAAATGTGACTGCCGCTTGCAATAATGTAAGCTGTTTTTTCAGAAACACACAATACATGAACGAGTACCGACAAACAATGGGCGCCAGTAAATTGgcctttttatatttatttacttattttggatatttaattcttatttaaaaaaaaaaccttaattttcaaattttgatgtaaaataaattcattaaaaaggtCATTAACATCTTTATGGGGGATGGGGGTttgtttccttcattttttttttcaaatatccgAACGGACTATAATACTTATATGTATTAATCCTATACTGTAGGTTATAGACTTGGCTACAATTAGTACTTCTAAGTATTATAGTCAATTCGGATATAATTACGTGATGTGCTAATTCATGTGTATAATATGATAATGATAAAATATAGACCATAAGTGCccacaaattgaaaaatatgtTGGCTGGCCGGGCTATGTATTGCCTTTATGTTGAATATTTCATGGATAGATATTATCCAGTATAATAAAAGGTGAGTTTTTACTTTTTAGGGTGTAAGTCGTATAATCACGTAATGTAAGAGAGAACCAGTCCATACTGTGACAGAGTCAAATATTTGCACGGCATTGCTGCTGAGAACACTACTAGAATTGAATTTGACTGAATTAGTtttttattaagtttttttATCATTTACACACAGAATTGCCATGAAAGAATAATAAAACTTATTTTGCAAGAAATGAGGGTGTGGTTGGTTTTGAACTTGACCACTGAGCTACAATCTcctgattttatttatttttatttaattaattaaataaataaaacttgttcATAGAGGGAAAAAGAAtgtttaaaaattatatattcaCCAAGCACAAACgtaagattaaaaataaataattaagaaatcaaatgtgGAAAAAGTAATAAACTTGAaccttctttttcaattttttggccTACTTTATCTTTTGTCAACAAATTGAACTCACCCCCACCAGCTCTTTGTTCTTATCTAtaaatttctttattttgaattttatttaattccCCAATCTCGTGGGTTTTGAAAAGTCGAAACCCACCACCTTCTACTTGTTCATATGCTGCTCATGTTTGAACGACGTTATTTCTAGCTCACCCCTCTACAAAACCATTCTATATAAAATCCATATTTCCTCACATCACaccctccttctcctcctccccctcctccgtTTTCTCATATTTTTCTCCATAAACCTCATAAACCCGATTTTCGCAGTGGAAAATTTCGGGTCCTCCAACGTATAACCTACAGTAGTTTTGGTGTCACGTAATCTGTGCACAGCATGAGGAAGACAAAGGTGAATAACCAGAACATGTTCATGAAAATCATCACGGTGCCCATCAGAGCTCTGGGCAAGGCCAAGAACTGTTACGTCGGTAGCATCACGGACGTGGGCGGCAGATTGACCTACGGCGGTACCCCTGGAGGATTTAGTGGTACTTGCGGTCGAGGCCTGCCCAAGAGCTACAGCGTTAAGACAACTTCTTCTAGGTCAAGGGAAGATGACGATTATTCAGAGCTTATTAGGGCTGCGTCAGCAAGGAACTACGAGGAAAGGATGGACGTGAACATGATCATGCAAGAGCACATGAAGCGATCGGCTACAACCACGACTATGCGATCAGATATGGGATCGAAAATCGGATCGTATAATCGGGCAGTTTTGCCAAAGTGCACCGTGGCCATGGGGAGGATTGATGAGGATGCGCCTGAGGATTTTGATGAAGGTGCTGCTGATGTCAAGGGTGAATTGCACCCTAGAAGCAGAAGCTATGCTGTTAGAAAGAAAAGTGCTTTTGCGTTTTGATTGTTGATCGAGCGCATCCAATTAGGCGTCAGTCGAATTCAAGACCTGCTGATATTTAGTTGTACAGTGAAGCCAACAAATTACAAGAGGACCGACAATTCTTTTGTGGTTTTGATTCAATTTAGAAGCGCTGTCATCATTGAAGCGGTTTTGTTTTGTATATATgcattttcctttccttttcgtTCATATGAGATTTGAACTCGCGAATTTCTCTTTCAATAGAAGTAAGGATATATACGTAAGACCTTTTTGAGGATTGTTAAATATGCTTTGCTGCAAATACAAGCAAAATTATGAGAAAAGGAAAACTAGGGTTATTGCTTGATTAGGTGTCTTATTTGTTCTGGTtgcaagggaaaaaaaataagtAGTATTACATTTTGTCCTTTCAGATTTACGTCCAATTTCAAATTCATAcaatgtaattaaaaaaaaaagaagaccaATTTAAAAGTTGACTTTCTATTACATGCAGCACGAACActatattgttttatttttatttttatttttattttttatcgtaGGTAAGTAACAAAATTACTTAcatttttagtactttaaaaTTTGAAAGAGATGATGTAAGTAATTTTCTGTACCGTAAAATTCAATCAAGATATACAGTTAGTTATTATGGAGGATTATTATAATATACGTGATTGAAAAATTTACATTTTAACAATAATGTAACAGAGCAACAGTTACACCAAATACATGATAATATAGACATACAATTATtatatccaaatttcaaattatcAAATACACGCATATAGTTTAATATCTTAATAAATAtagtattatgtttttactCATGTATTTGATAATAGTTCCGAACTTTCGCGTTCCCCGTATCACGACGAAGAAATTGAAGCCAATGACAATTGATACTTTCACAAAGTCATGCATATCATTTAAAGCTTTTGATAAAAccgaaattttatttaatgctCTGGAGCTTTCTTGTGATGTCCACTTCATTTAAATCGTCACGTAGATTCACAAAATATCTGTGGGCTTTTGGCCCACCAGAATATATTGTTATGAGCATTACATCGCAGTTTTTTTGGACTTAGCTCCAGTTTTGGGCTCATAGCTTTTGAGGTGGCAATTCGGTTTGCTGGTCGGCTTTATCTCTTCTCGAATTCCACACAAATACGATTACGGTTAATTTATGGTTGTTAATTAGGTTAATCTGAACTTAACATATGATTAATTGGATTACTTGtcacaaataaaataaagtacATGTCCACATCAACTAAAAGAGTTAAACTTGTCATTTGAAAAAAGAGTTAAACTTGTCGATTTAACgtgaatttaaatgaataatctctatattattgtaattttatCAAATCTCTTGATATGCGTAGTcatataattttcaattttaatttttcatttcgTTTGGGAAAATATGAAAGTTAAAAGctgaaaataaaagatagagTACTTATCATACGAATCTGTTTCAGtgttctttttattatttttaaaaaaattaaaaatagttCTCAAACAAAGTTAGAAGTTATAAAGAGTTATTTCACGTAACCGAGACATGTTCACGTCCATAATGACAAGTACCATCGCTAACAACCTAATTCTTGTTATTTCGTATTCGTGTCGATTTTTAgcactgttctaaaaaacgGCCTAGGCAGTGGTGAGCTGATATGTTTTCTTGCAAATCGGTTGGAAAAATCGGATCGGCTCTAGGTGGCTGCCTAGGCGGGGTAGGCGGCTAGGCGGTGGTAGGCGGGGCTAGGTGAGGCTAGAcggttattattttttttaatgaaattaaaaaataaaataaaaaatcctatCTAAGTTTAAGTGGTTTAaaattgtgaacttgttgtacATTTATCATCATACAATACTCCTCACTATGGTTATATgacatatatgcttaatgtgtttttaaattttggacttgttggatactcttttggcattttatcatttttttattatcttatccatggattttatacaaatataattttttgtaagtgttaatatgcacttatttacaagatatacaagaaaattacctaaatccgcctaggccacCTAGGATCTATGCTACAgctcgccgcccgactagcgcctagtgtTTTTTAAAACCTTGATTTTTAGTCAGATTTGTCCTTGGGTCCAAAATCACCCTTGCCTCAATTTACTAAAACGCCCttacatttatcccttccaTTTGCCACGAAATCATCGTTCCCGTACCGCCACATAACCGCCCCACCGCCGAGCCACACTACTCTAACTCACAGTTTCCCTTGCTACCGTCGTTCGGAGTCCAGATTTTACCATGGAGGTTGAGAAAGGCACAAACCTGTCGGACATCGAGAACGACCTCGACGAGGAACCCGGCGAGGTGATCGAATCGGCACCGCCTCTCGAAGTCGGCGAAGAGAGAGAGCTCGGTAGCTCCGGCATCAAGAAGAAGCTCCTCAAGCGCGGCCATGGCTACGAAGCCCCTGAGTTCGGCGACGAAGCCACTGGTAAGTGTTTCTCCAGAAAACCCTTTTGCTAAAAGCACTTGTGATAAAAGCATGTTGGAATTTGATAAAACCCATACCTGCTGCTTGTACAATCGAGAAGCATTGCATTTTCTGCTGAGGGCTTGTTTGGTAATCCTTTTGTAGGAAGCATGTTGAAATTTTCGTGAAAAATTCAAGTGCTTCCTGAATCCTGAAGAACCAGTTGGAGGCGCTTCTTAAGTTTTTTCTGGCTAGTCAGAAGCACAATTTGTTACCAAAAAGCACCTTTGACCATTCAAGAAGCAGTGCCAAACAGGCTCTAAACATTGTTAGACGTGCTTTTGATCATCTAAAATTGCTTTGACCATTCAAGACGCCCTTAGACATTTCTTATCtcaattaataatattttagagAAAACTGATTGTGGAAATTTGGATTTAGTGCACTATGTTGGGACTTTGCTTGATGGGACGAAGATCGAGTCCACTAGAGATGGAGACGATCCTCTCACTATTAAGCTCGGTGAGGGCCGAGTGGTGAAGGGTTTGGATTATGCAGTCGTGACTATGAAAAAGGGAGAGATTGCATTATTCACATTACCTGCTGAGTTGGGCTATGACAATGCTGCTGTTCGATATGAAGTTGAGCTCGTTTCATGGATTAGGGTGGTGGATTTGAGCAGAGATGGTGGGATTGTTAAGAAGATTGtggagaaaggagagaggaaCGAGCTGCCTGGTGATCTGGATGAAGTTATTGGTACTCTGATTCCTCATCATGTAAGCATGTAATTACTGTAAACCTCaattttaatgtttttattGGAACTTTTGTTGCTAATGCAGTCAAGTATCGTGCGGCGTTGGCTGATGGCACTGTTGTTGCAGAAACGCCAgaagaaggaattgaattcTATGTGAAAGATGGTAATTTTTGTGTGGTTTCAATGTGGAAAGCAACTATGTTTGAGATGTGCCGAATTGTGATAATTGAATAACTCTGTTATCTGCGTGTGTTTCAGGTCATTTTTGTCCAGCATTGCCAAAAGCGATCAAGACAATGAAAAGGGGAGAGAAGGCCAAATTAATTGTTCAGCCTCGGTGTATGTCTTTGTATTCTTGTTATCACACTGctattttagagaagaaaaaattgaaccTTTTAACcatgaaatattttaaataattgtaGATGCCTTTCGAGAGGAGGGGAGGGATGCGAACGAGGGGTTTAATTCTATCCCTCCAAGTTCTGTGCTCAATATTGACACAGAGTTGGTGTCTTTCAAGCCTGTTATTGACGTTACAGGTGATGCCAAGGTACTAAAGAAGATCTTGAAAGAAGGGGAAGGCGCATGGACTGCTAATGAAGGTGCAAGTGTTACTGGTAAGTTTATTGAGATGCCCACTTTTATAGCAATATTACTAGAATCATGACATAAGTGTATAGCTAGGCTTGTAATTCCTTGCATTTGAAACATATAATTAACCTATGACAATCACAGTTAACTTAAAACTGCTATACAATGTCCAACTGTTGCAGTTAGCTATATAGCTAGGCTTGAAGACGGCACTGTCTTTGACAAAAAGGGAGTAGATGGAGAGCAGCCTTTGGAGTTTATCATAGATGAAGGTCAGTTACTCCATTGCATCTCTTTTTTCTGTTATTTGCATCTTTTTGCCTGATAATCACAAGAAGAAAGCTCAAAAGTAGTTGTGGCTAATATCTGCATCTTACTATCTGTAGAACAAGTGATTGCTGGTTTAGACCGAGCAGTTGCAACAATGAAAAAGGGAGAGCTGGCAATACTGACTATACATCCTGATTTTGGATTTGGAAGCGTTGAAGTAAGGCGGGACCTGGCTGTTGTACCACCATGTTCGAATGTCTTCTTTGAAGTTGAAATGTTAGATTTTATCAGGGTAATGACCATTTTGATGAACTTGTGGAATTTGCAATGATAATTTTCTAAGATATTCATATTTCCTAAACTTCCTACAGACATACTTTGGTAATTTGGTGTCCTTACTCATCATATATACAGCATAAGCTAGAAGGCAcatattttcttaatttctcTCGCAACCATTGCTTTCTCAATTATTACTCTCTAattttctttaatgaaaaggaaaaagcaCCATGGGAAATGAGTAATCAAGAGAGACTTGAGGCAGcaggaaagaagaaagaggaaggcaACCTTCTCTTTAAAAAGGGAAAGCTTCAACAAGCAGGGAAAAAATATGATAAGGTAACGGAATGCGAATTTTTATTCCCAAACTAACCATAGTTTGGTTCAATTTAAActaaattcatatttatttgcTGCTTTCCTCCTCTCAGGCTGCTGATTATGTTAGTGAAGATGGAAACTTTGGGGATGATGAGTCGAAGCTAGCTAGAACACTGCGAATGTTATGTTGGTTGAACGGTGCAGCATGTAGCCTAAAACTAAATGACTTTCAGGAAGCGATCAAGCTATGTTCAAAGGTAAGCTGTACACAGAAAGAAAAACATGATGACAAAGTCTCAGCTTCTTCTAGCAAGAATAACGTTCTACACGTCTCTCAATGTTCAGAGATAACGTTGAGGCAAATCTCATCATATTTTCTGAATTCGATCTTGTACAGGTACTAGATATCGAGTTCCACAATGTAAAAGCCTTGTACAGACGGGCACAAGCGTATATGGAAATTGCAGATTTGGTCTTGGCTGAATTAGACATCAAGAAAGCTCTTGAGGTTGATCCTCATAACAGGTAACTGAAAAACTGATCTTTGCAATCCCGTATTCCCGATGTACATTTGTTTAAAGCGACACGTACTCCGTGGAGCATTATACGATTagtattctttttcaattttccagGGAGGTCAAGCTGATTGAGAAGAACTTGAAACGACTTCAAGTTGAAAGCGACAAGAGGGATGCTAAGCTCTACACAAACATCTTTGGACGAGCTACAAAGGTGaatattgttttttatgtttCATCAGCTCTGAGTAATTTCAGTGACAATATTGTAACTGAAATTGGCCATCAAGGTCCATCTTAACCGAGATTCTTTACTGTAACGGCAGAAATTGAAAGTCGAGGACGAGAAAAGATGAGGCTGTGGCGCTGTAAATGGTTGCTGATACACCGGTTTCTTCCTCGCCtgaaaatgaagtggttgattCTTGTAAAAATGTCTGATCATGATTCATGATTCATGATTTGTGTATGCGTAGAGTAGTGAGAGAGACAGTCGATGAAGGTACGGGTTATATAAACTACATCAATGTATAACTACTATGATACACGGGAGAACCGGATTTGAACTTAGATACAACGAACTCGCTTAAACCCCAATTTGGTCCGTTCTTCAATTTGaagtatttttgtcaaaacatggttcaaacttatattttttgttgagaaaaatATAGTTCAAACTTGAGTTAACTAATAAAACTGGAGACGCTTACCTATAATGTCTTATAAATAATAGAAGGATGTTGCTATCTATAtagtactttttattttttgcactcttgttaatttatgtcatttgatattTTCTAATTCACCCAATTCGACGACTGAAAATTGAGAGGAGTGCGAAAAGTAAAAGATACGTAAATATTTATAACAAAATATAGCGGCCATGTTTCCTTTTGTTTCCGAATTTCTGCTTCTGCGATTGATCAAGAAGTCCTCAATTCCAAATTGTCGTTTgttttgtagagagagaaattcAAGTGTGAATAGCGGCGGAGGAGAGGGGCCACGCGGGGAGGGAGGAAGTTGGTGGAGGGGTAGGAGCGTAGGTGGAGTTGAAGATGCGGTCGAGGAGGGTTTGGCAAATGAGGCGAGGAGGGAGAGGGGGAGTAGGAAACAAGTGGAGGGAATGCGATTTCACGTGTCGAAGAATCTACTCTATTTTTCTCACCGACTTTCAGGATATATAATTTACAAGTTTTATGCCTGCATACTTCCTAAAATACAAGAGttaatttttcttgtttgtGATCAATTAACTAATTTGTTGTGGCTTCAATTACTACCAAAAGCCACGGGCCTTCCATTTCTCACTTGTCGTCGTCTTATCCCAAACTCATGCGCTCTAGGCCGCTGTATTCTCCG
This window contains:
- the LOC103455873 gene encoding uncharacterized protein, giving the protein MRKTKVNNQNMFMKIITVPIRALGKAKNCYVGSITDVGGRLTYGGTPGGFSGTCGRGLPKSYSVKTTSSRSREDDDYSELIRAASARNYEERMDVNMIMQEHMKRSATTTTMRSDMGSKIGSYNRAVLPKCTVAMGRIDEDAPEDFDEGAADVKGELHPRSRSYAVRKKSAFAF
- the LOC103455872 gene encoding 70 kDa peptidyl-prolyl isomerase; the encoded protein is MEVEKGTNLSDIENDLDEEPGEVIESAPPLEVGEERELGSSGIKKKLLKRGHGYEAPEFGDEATVHYVGTLLDGTKIESTRDGDDPLTIKLGEGRVVKGLDYAVVTMKKGEIALFTLPAELGYDNAAVRYEVELVSWIRVVDLSRDGGIVKKIVEKGERNELPGDLDEVIVKYRAALADGTVVAETPEEGIEFYVKDGHFCPALPKAIKTMKRGEKAKLIVQPRYAFREEGRDANEGFNSIPPSSVLNIDTELVSFKPVIDVTGDAKVLKKILKEGEGAWTANEGASVTVSYIARLEDGTVFDKKGVDGEQPLEFIIDEEQVIAGLDRAVATMKKGELAILTIHPDFGFGSVEVRRDLAVVPPCSNVFFEVEMLDFIREKAPWEMSNQERLEAAGKKKEEGNLLFKKGKLQQAGKKYDKAADYVSEDGNFGDDESKLARTLRMLCWLNGAACSLKLNDFQEAIKLCSKVLDIEFHNVKALYRRAQAYMEIADLVLAELDIKKALEVDPHNREVKLIEKNLKRLQVESDKRDAKLYTNIFGRATKKLKVEDEKR